Proteins encoded together in one Quercus lobata isolate SW786 chromosome 3, ValleyOak3.0 Primary Assembly, whole genome shotgun sequence window:
- the LOC115981277 gene encoding lysosomal Pro-X carboxypeptidase-like has product MEKTSLETVVVALELIFASKRLLGSDIPQGNTKPLGRYAVLGIRNPEQTINGQTWAYLSRTQKRYGLTMRYSNSFLLISLSFVFASLAKVWLPKCHVLHRFSPIGGNFLHDLETVSASISDDLQTFYYDQTLDHFNYRPESYTTFQQRYVINSKYWGGATSNAPILAYFGAEAPLDGDLSAIGFLADNAQQFQALILYIEHRYYGKSIPFRTREEAHVKETLHGNNSPVIVIGGSYGGMLASWFRLKYPHVALGALASSAPILYFDDITPQNGYFSIVSKDFKEASETCYQTIKKSWSEIDKAASQPSGLSNLSKEFKTCRPLSKSSKLKAYLGIMYVCAAQYNHPLDYPVTIVCGGIDGAPSNASILQKIFPGLVAYGGISSCYFNEPKNISKTTMGWNWQNSRIRVYLSMVNFKTKDQKFLRTLSIFTPISLVPKKCGLSKSVSMNLFKGE; this is encoded by the exons ATGGAAAAGACCTCGTTGGAAACAGTGGTAGTGGCTTTGGAATTGATTTTTGCCTCCAAAAGATTGCTCGGCAGCGATATTCCCCAAGGCAATACCAAGCCACTAGGGAGGTATGCTGTTCTAGGCATACGCAATCCCGAACAGACGATAAACGGCCAGACATGGGCTTATCTATCACGCACTCAAAAACGATATGGACTTACTATGAG ATATTCTAActcatttcttttaatttccttgtcatttgtatttgcatctctggCCAAGGTCTGGTTGCCAAAATGCCATGTACTACACAG GTTCAGTCCAATTGGAGGAAATTTTCTACACGATCTTGAAACAGTATCTGCATCTATTTCGGATGACTTACAAACATTTTACTATGACCAAACACTTGATCACTTCAACTATAGGCCAGAAAGCTACACAACTTTTCAGCAAAGATATGTGATCAACTCTAAGTACTGGGGAGGTGCAACGAGTAACGCACCAATTCTTGCTTATTTTGGAGCAGAAGCACCTTTGGATGGTGATCTTTCTGCTATTGGTTTTCTTGCTGATAACGCCCAGCAATTTCAGGCTCTCATACTATATATAGAA CACCGATATTATGGGAAGTCAATACCATTTAGAACAAGGGAAGAAGCACATGTAAAGGAAACACTACATGGCAACAATTCTCCAGTAATTGTTATTGGAGGATCATATGGAGGAA TGCTAGCTTCATGGTTTCGGCTAAAATATCCCCATGTTGCCCTTGGTGCCTTGGCCTCCTCGGCTCCAATCCTTTACTTTGATGATATTACGCCACAAAATGGATATTTTTCTATTGTCAGCAAGGATTTTAAG GAAGCTAGTGAGACTTGCTACCAAACTATAAAAAAGTCATGGTCTGAAATAGATAAAGCCGCATCTCAGCCTAGTGGTCTTTCAAACCTTAGCAAGGAATTCAAGACTTGCAG ACCCCTAAGCAAATCTTCAAAGCTCAAGGCATACTTGGGGATTATGTATGTCTGTGCAGCCCAATATAATCATCCTCTAGATTATCCGGTTACCATTGTTTGCGGCGGCATAGATGGAGCTCCTTCCAACGCTAGtattcttcaaaaaatatttccaggtcTTGTTGCTTATGGTGGAATTAGTTCATGCTATTTTaatgaacccaaaaatatatctaaaacGACTATGGGATGGAATTGGCAG aattcaaGAATAAGAGTGTACCTTAGTATggtgaatttcaaaaccaaagatcagAAGTTCTTGAGAACACtttcaatcttcactccaatttcACTTGTGCCCAAGAAATGTGGTCTCTCTAAATCAGTTTCTATGAATTTGTTCAAGGGAGAATGA